DNA sequence from the Bradyrhizobium sp. CIAT3101 genome:
TGCGCTCGCTCGAGATCTATCGCAAGGCCGGGGTGAAGATGGGCTATGGCAGCGATCTGCTTGGACCGTCGCAGCGCCTCCAGAGCGATGAATTCCGCATTCGCGCCGAGATCCAGGGCACACACGAGGTCATCGCCAGTGCGACCGTGATCGGAGCGGAGGTGCTCGGCATGGAGGGCAAGCTCGGCCGGATCTTGCCCGAAGCTTTTGCCGACCTGCTGGTGGTTGATGGCAACCCGTTGCGCGACGTGACCTGCCTGCTCGGTCAGGGCGAGCACATCCCGCTGGTGATGAAGGCGGGCAAGGTTCAGTTCGACAGGCTGGCCGCATAACCCTGAGGCAATAGGATGCCCGCCGAGGACATGGCTTGATCTTGTCGCCCGGCGGGATTATGAGCGGGCTCTCAATAAGGATATTCGCAGCCATGGATTTCACCCCGACCGCAACGCCGATCCGCATTGCTCACGGGGAATTCCATGCCTGCTTCAATCATCCTGTCGCGCCTGTCACTGTCCACGCCTGACGGCCGCTCGCTCCTTTCCAACATCGATCTGACCTTCGGCTCCGAGCGCGCCGGTCTTGTCGGCCGCAATGGCGTCGGCAAGACAACGCTCTTCGCCGCAATCATGGGCGAGCACCTTCCGCAGTCGGGGCGTGTGATCGCCAACGCTACCGTCGGGCTGCTGCGCCAGGACGCCCAGCTCAGTGCCGGCGCGACGGTGGTCGACCTCTTCGGCGCGCGCGCTGCCCTGGACCTGCTTCGCCGTGCCGAGCGCGGCGAAGCCTCGGCCGAGGATGTCGCCGATGTCGACTGGACCCTGGAAACACGGCTTGCATCCGCGCTTGCCCGCGTTGGCTTCGATATCGCCGCCGACACGGAGTTGGACCGCTTGTCGGGTGGGCAGGTCACGCGCGTTCGTCTGGCCGCGCTGCTCTTCACCGAGCCGGACTTCCTGTTGCTGGACGAGCCCACCAACAATCTCGATCGGGACGGGCGCCGTGCCGTGATCGATCTGCTGGCCGCCTGGCGCGGCGGCGCGATCGTCGTCAGCCACGACCGCGCGCTGCTGGAGACGATGGACGCCATCGTGGAACTGACCTCGCTCGGCGCTACGAGATACGGCGGCAATTGGAGCAGCTATCGCGCACAGAAGGCCGTCGAGCTCGCCGCCGTCAGGCACGACCTCGTCCATGCCGAGAAGCATCTGTCCGAGATCGACGGCAAATCGCAGGAGGCGGTCGAGCGCAAGGCACGCAAGGACAGTGGCGGAAGGGCGAAGCGCGCCAAGGGCGACATGCCGCGTATTCTCGCCGGTGCGCGTCGGGATCGCAGCGAGGACAGCGGCGGCAAGACTGCGCAGATCACGGAGAGGCGGCGCGCGGAAGCGCTTGATGCGGTCGATACCGCACGCCGACGCATCGAGATCCTCCAGCCGCTGTCCGTCAAGCTACCCTCGACGCAGCTGCCGGCGGGGAGGGAGGTGGTTTGGCTCGATCGCGTCAGCGCGGGCTATCAGCCGGAGCGACCGATCCTGCGCGATCTATCGCTCACCATCGTTGGGCCGGAGCGGGTCGCGATCATCGGGCCGAACGGCTCTGGCAAGACGACGCTGCTGAAACTCATCGCCGGTGAGCTCCCCTCCAGCTCGGGCACCGTGCGGGTCAGGCCGGATTTTGCGCTGTTCGACCAGAAGGTCAGCCTGCTCGATCCCGCGGTCTCGATCCTGGACAATTTCGCGCGCCTCAATCCAAGGGCGGGCGCGAACGAGTGCCATGCCGCGCTGGCGCGCTTCATGTTTCGCGCCGATGCGGCCTTGCAGATCGCCGGCAGCCTGAGCGGCGGGCAGCTGTTTCGGGCGGCCCTCGCCTGCGTGCTGGGCGGATCGGCGCCACCGTCACTGCTGATCCTGGACGAGCCGACCAATCATCTGGACATCGAGTCCATCGAAGCCGTCGAAGCCGGCTTGAGGGCCTATGACGGCGCGCTGCTCGTCGTCAGCCATGACGAGGCGTTCCTGCAGGCGATCGGGATCACGCGGTGGCTCGATCTCGCCGCCTCGGGGTGATTGTTCGGCATGGCAGAACAATGATACCGGCGGCCGGCTGATTATCTTTCGCCGGAAAAGGGGCAAATCCTCCCGTGTCAGCCGCAAGCAGCGGCCGGGAACCACGGAGAAGGCAAATGTCCAACGGAAGCAAACAGGTCGCCATTGTCACCGGGGGCTCGCGCGGCATTGGGGCTGCGATTGCCGAACGGCTCGCCGGCGACGGCTTTGCCGTTGTCATTAACTATGCCGGCAGCGCGGCCGAAGCGGAGGCGCTGGCCGCCAGGATCGCGCAGGCTGGCGGCCGGGCCATCACCGCGCAGGCCGACGTCAGCGACGCAGCCGCCGTGACGCGGATGTTCGACGCGGCGGAGACCGCGTTCGGTGGCGTCGATGTGCTGGTCAACAATGCCGGTGTCATGCGGCTGGCGGCGGTTGCGGATGCCGACGATGCCGTCTTCGACAGCCAGATCGCGATCAATCTGAAAGGCACCTTCAACACGCTGCGCGAGGCAGCACGCCGGCTGCGCAATGGCGGGCGCATCGTCAATCTGTCGTCGAGCCAGGCCGGTCTGCTGTCTCCGACCTACGGCATCTATGCGGCGACCAAGGCGGCCGTCGAGGCTCTGACCCATGTGCTGGCCAAGGAGTTGCGTGGCCGCAACATCACCGTGAATGCCGTGGCGCCCGGTCCGACTGCAACGAAGCTGTTTCTGGATGGCAAGACTCCGGCGGTGATCGATCATCTCGCCAAGCTCGCGCCGTTGGAGCGGCTGGGCCAGCCCACGGATGTCGCGGCCGCGGTCTCGTTTCTCGCCGGCCCCGATGGTGGCTGGATCAACGGGCAGGTGCTGCGCGCCAATGGCGGGATCATCTGATCCCGCCCCGCAGATCCTGCTGCAATTCTTCAAAAACCCGACGCCCTGCCCCCAGCGCGTCGGGTGGAATGAATGAGTATCAATCGGTGATCCCAACGCCTTGTTGTGACGCGTGATGCACCAATTGACCACTCCGGGAAACTACCGCGACGGAACCGACTCACCTGGTGTCGAGCGGTGCGTTACGCACTGCCGCCAGGCTCCAGCGCTTCGCCCATCTCTAGCGGATGCGCCATGGTCTCGTGCAGCGCCTCGCGGTCGAGCTCTCCCTCCGAGATGCTGATGACGACGCAGGCGACGCCGTTGCCGATCAAATTGGTCAGCGCGCGGCACTCGCTCATGAACTTGTCGATACCGACCAGGATCGCGATCGACTGGATCGGGATATCAGGCACGATCGAGAGCGTCGCGGCGAGCGTGATGAAGCCGGCGCCGGTCACGCCCGATGCGCCCTTCGAGGTGATCATCGCGATGCCCAGAATGCCGAGCTCCTGCCAGATCGTCAGATGCGTGTTGGTGGCCTGTGCAAGGAACAGCGTCGCCAGCGTCATGTAGATGTTGGTGCCGTCGAGGTTGAAGCTGTAGCCGGTCGGAATCACGAGGCCGACCACCGAGCGCGAGGCACCGAGATGCTCCATCTTCTGGATCATCTGCGGCAGCACCGTCTCCGATGACGAGGTGCCGAGCACGATCAGCAGTTCGTCCTTGATGTAGGCGATGAAGCGCAGGATCGAGAAGCCGGCGAGCCTGGCGATCGAGCCCAGCACGATCAGCACGAACAGGATGCTGGTGAGATAGAATGTGCCGATGAGGGCGGCGAGGTTGAGCAGCGAGCCGAGGCCGTAGGCGCCGACGGTGAACGCCATCGCGCCGAACGCGCCGATCGGCGCCACGCGCACGATGATGCGGATGATGCCGAAGAACATCTTTGCGGCCTTGTCGATCGCCTCCGCGATCGGCTCGCCGGTCTTGCCGAGGAAGGCGATGGCGAAGCCGGAGAGGATGGAGACCAGCAGCACCTGCAACAGGTCGCCACGCGCGATCGCGCCCACATAGCTGTCCGGGATGATCGCCATCAGATGGGCGACGATGCCGTCTTCGTGCGCCTTGGTCACATAGGTCGCCACCGATTTCGGATCGATCGTGGAAGGATCGATGTTGAAGCCGCGCCCGGGCTGGAGAATCTCGCCGACCAGGAGGCCGATGGCGAGCGCGACGGTCGAGACCGTCTCGAAATAGATCAGCGACTTCAATCCGACCCGGCCGACACGCTTGAGGTCGCCCATCGAGGAGATGCCGTGCACCACGGTGCAGAAGATCACCGGCGCGATCATCATCTTGATCAGCGCGATGAAGGCGTCACCGAGCGGCTTCAACTCCTTGCCGAGGTCCGGATAGAAATAGCCTATCAGCACCCCGAGCACGATCGCGATCAGCACCTGGACATAGAGGATCTTGTACCAGGGCTGGTGCCGGCGATGAACGGCTGGCTGGATCGCGACTTGTGTCATATGGCTTGCCCCGGAACGCTTTGATCTTGCATGATTTACATCATGTGATGTTCGCCGCATAAGCAACAATCACATTTTTGTCGGATCGCACGAAGATCAATCGCTGCACCGCAATGGGGGGAACATGTCGAACGCAACAGGCTCGGACGAGCACGCGAACAGCTATTTTCCGCGTTGGAAGCTGAAGACCTCGGGCGTGATCATGCCGGAGGAGCGGCTGCCGTGGGGCCAGACCATCGTCTCCGGTCTCCAGCATTGCGTTGCAATGTCGGGGTCGACGATCATCGCGCCGCTGCTGATGGGGTTTGATCCCAATGTTGCGGTCCTGTTCTCCGGCGTCGGCACGCTGATCTTCTTCGTCATCGTTGCGGGACGCGTGCCGAGCTATCTCGGCTCGAGCTTCGCGTTCATTGCCGTTGTCCTCGCCGCCACCGGCTATGCCGGGCATGGGCCGAACCCGAACCTGTCGGTTGCGCTCGGCGGCATCGTTGCGGCCGGTGTGCTGTACGCCGTGATCGCGCTGATCGTGATGTGGTCGGGGATCGGTTGGGTCGAGCGTTTGATGCCGCCGGCCGTCACCGGCGCCGTGGTTGCCGCGATCGGCCTCAACCTCGCGCCCGTGGCGGTCAAGGCGGTGAGCGCCAATGCGTTCGAGACCTGGATCGGGCTCGCGACGGTTCTGATCATCGGTGTGCTCGCCGTGGCCGCCCCGGGGCTTTGGCGCCGACTGCCGATCATCCTCGGCGCGATCGGTGGATATCTGTTGTACCTGCTGTTCGCGAACGGCCTGGGCTTCGGCAAGCCGATCGACTTCACGCAGCTTTCGGCGGCGCCGTGGTTCGGCCTGCCGAACTTCACGACGCCGACCTTCCATGCCGATGCGATCTTTCTGATCGCGCCGGTCGCGGTCATTCTGGTCGCCGAGAACCTCGGTCACATCAAGGCGGTCGGCGCCATGACGGGCCGTAGCCTCGATGGCTATCTCGGCCGCGCCTTGTTCGCCGACAGCCTCGCGACGATCGTGGCCGGCTGCGGCGGCGGCACCGGCGTCACCACCTATGCCGAGAACATCGGCGTCATGGCGGCGACGAAGGTCTATTCGACCTTGCTGTTTGCCTTCGCCGCAACCGGGTCGCTACTGCTCGGCTTCTCGCCGAAATTCGGCGCGCTGATCCTGTCGATCCCGGGTCCCGTCATCGGCGGCCTTTCGATCGTGCTGTTCGGATTGATCGCGGCGATGGCGGGCCGGATCTGGGTCGAGAACAAGGTCGATTTCGCCAATCCGGCGAACCTGATCACCGTCGCCGTGGCGCTGACCGCAGGCGCCGGCGATCTCACGCTGAAATTCGGTGCGTTCACCCTCGGCGGGATCGGCACCGCCACCTTTGGCGCCATTATTCTGTACCAGATCCTGACCTCGCCGATCGCGCGCCGCGCGGAATGAATCCCAGCGATGCGTTGACGGATGGAACAAAAGACCGGTTCCATCCATGATGATGCATCCCGGAGAAAGCTCATGCCACAGACCGACCTCTCAGCTACCTTTCCCTCACGCCTAGTCGGCCGATATGCGCTGGTGACCGGCGCGTCCCAGGGCATCGGCCGTGCCGTTGCTGTCAGGCTCGCCCAGGAAGGGGCGACTGTTGCCATCAATTATGTCGATCACCCCGAGAAGGCGGAGGAGACGCTTGCGCTCGCAAGGACCGGATCGGGCGATCGCGGCCACGGCAAGCTCGATCATGTCATCGTCAAGGCCGACGTCAGCAACGACCATGAGGTGGCTGCGATGTTCGAGACGATCCTGGCACGTTGGAAGCGTCTCGATTGTCTCGTAAACAATGCCGGCTTCCAGCGGGAATCGCCGAGCGAGGCGCTCGATATCGAAACCTATCGCCGCATCATCGACGTCAACCTGAATGGCGCCGTGCTCTGCGCGCAGAAGGCGCTCGCGCATTTCGTTGCGCGCGGCGGGGCTGGCTGCATCATCAATTGCTCCAGCGTGCATCAGATCATCCCGAAGCCGGGCTATCTCGCTTATTCGATCAGCAAGGGCGGCATGGCCAATTTGACCCGCACATTGGCGCTGGAATTTGCCGGCCGCGGCATCCGCGTCAATGCGGTCGGTCCTGGCGCGATCGACACGCCGATCAATGCGGCATGGACCGGCGATGCCGACAAGCGCGCCAACGTCGCGAGCCATATCCCGCTCGGGCGCGTCGGCGCGCCGGAAGAGATCGCCGCCGTCTTCGCCTTCCTTGCCTCGGATGATGCCAGCTACATCACCGGGCAGACCATCTATGCCTGCGGAGGGCTGACGTTGTTTCCCGAGTTTCGCGACAATTGGGCGAGCTGACCCCGGGAAGTCTTGCGATGCAATCCAGCAACAGTCGGAAAGAACCGCAGCC
Encoded proteins:
- a CDS encoding ABC-F family ATP-binding cassette domain-containing protein; translated protein: MPASIILSRLSLSTPDGRSLLSNIDLTFGSERAGLVGRNGVGKTTLFAAIMGEHLPQSGRVIANATVGLLRQDAQLSAGATVVDLFGARAALDLLRRAERGEASAEDVADVDWTLETRLASALARVGFDIAADTELDRLSGGQVTRVRLAALLFTEPDFLLLDEPTNNLDRDGRRAVIDLLAAWRGGAIVVSHDRALLETMDAIVELTSLGATRYGGNWSSYRAQKAVELAAVRHDLVHAEKHLSEIDGKSQEAVERKARKDSGGRAKRAKGDMPRILAGARRDRSEDSGGKTAQITERRRAEALDAVDTARRRIEILQPLSVKLPSTQLPAGREVVWLDRVSAGYQPERPILRDLSLTIVGPERVAIIGPNGSGKTTLLKLIAGELPSSSGTVRVRPDFALFDQKVSLLDPAVSILDNFARLNPRAGANECHAALARFMFRADAALQIAGSLSGGQLFRAALACVLGGSAPPSLLILDEPTNHLDIESIEAVEAGLRAYDGALLVVSHDEAFLQAIGITRWLDLAASG
- a CDS encoding SDR family oxidoreductase; translated protein: MSNGSKQVAIVTGGSRGIGAAIAERLAGDGFAVVINYAGSAAEAEALAARIAQAGGRAITAQADVSDAAAVTRMFDAAETAFGGVDVLVNNAGVMRLAAVADADDAVFDSQIAINLKGTFNTLREAARRLRNGGRIVNLSSSQAGLLSPTYGIYAATKAAVEALTHVLAKELRGRNITVNAVAPGPTATKLFLDGKTPAVIDHLAKLAPLERLGQPTDVAAAVSFLAGPDGGWINGQVLRANGGII
- a CDS encoding dicarboxylate/amino acid:cation symporter, yielding MTQVAIQPAVHRRHQPWYKILYVQVLIAIVLGVLIGYFYPDLGKELKPLGDAFIALIKMMIAPVIFCTVVHGISSMGDLKRVGRVGLKSLIYFETVSTVALAIGLLVGEILQPGRGFNIDPSTIDPKSVATYVTKAHEDGIVAHLMAIIPDSYVGAIARGDLLQVLLVSILSGFAIAFLGKTGEPIAEAIDKAAKMFFGIIRIIVRVAPIGAFGAMAFTVGAYGLGSLLNLAALIGTFYLTSILFVLIVLGSIARLAGFSILRFIAYIKDELLIVLGTSSSETVLPQMIQKMEHLGASRSVVGLVIPTGYSFNLDGTNIYMTLATLFLAQATNTHLTIWQELGILGIAMITSKGASGVTGAGFITLAATLSIVPDIPIQSIAILVGIDKFMSECRALTNLIGNGVACVVISISEGELDREALHETMAHPLEMGEALEPGGSA
- a CDS encoding solute carrier family 23 protein; the encoded protein is MSNATGSDEHANSYFPRWKLKTSGVIMPEERLPWGQTIVSGLQHCVAMSGSTIIAPLLMGFDPNVAVLFSGVGTLIFFVIVAGRVPSYLGSSFAFIAVVLAATGYAGHGPNPNLSVALGGIVAAGVLYAVIALIVMWSGIGWVERLMPPAVTGAVVAAIGLNLAPVAVKAVSANAFETWIGLATVLIIGVLAVAAPGLWRRLPIILGAIGGYLLYLLFANGLGFGKPIDFTQLSAAPWFGLPNFTTPTFHADAIFLIAPVAVILVAENLGHIKAVGAMTGRSLDGYLGRALFADSLATIVAGCGGGTGVTTYAENIGVMAATKVYSTLLFAFAATGSLLLGFSPKFGALILSIPGPVIGGLSIVLFGLIAAMAGRIWVENKVDFANPANLITVAVALTAGAGDLTLKFGAFTLGGIGTATFGAIILYQILTSPIARRAE
- a CDS encoding SDR family oxidoreductase; translated protein: MPQTDLSATFPSRLVGRYALVTGASQGIGRAVAVRLAQEGATVAINYVDHPEKAEETLALARTGSGDRGHGKLDHVIVKADVSNDHEVAAMFETILARWKRLDCLVNNAGFQRESPSEALDIETYRRIIDVNLNGAVLCAQKALAHFVARGGAGCIINCSSVHQIIPKPGYLAYSISKGGMANLTRTLALEFAGRGIRVNAVGPGAIDTPINAAWTGDADKRANVASHIPLGRVGAPEEIAAVFAFLASDDASYITGQTIYACGGLTLFPEFRDNWAS